A region of the Phaeodactylum tricornutum CCAP 1055/1 chromosome 1, whole genome shotgun sequence genome:
GCCGTGTCGAATTTGTTCGAGTGGAATTCTGTACTACTCGAGCTTGACGGTTCATCAAAAGAAGGTAAAGGGGATCCACTCTTTGTAGAATATGTACACATTCAAGGTGCCTCCGTTCAAGTTGGTGACAAGGTAAAACGCGGTCAGGTGATTGCCACTAGTGGAACCGTTGGATTCAGCCCCGAGCCGCACTTGCATTTTTGCGCATACCGGAGCCCCGACATGAGCGCACCTACCGTCCGTGTATATTTTCATTCTACTAGAGATCCGCAGGAGACGTTCCTTCCACGAGCGGGGCAATACTACGATACCAACGGCCTCGTTGAACAAGACGGTGATACCGCaacgaacgacgacgtcggtTCCTAGGAACGCTGTAAATCTTGCTTCGTCCCGAGCAAATGTTTTGATCGGACTAAAAGAAGACTTACCATGCTTATACTATTTTTAATTTTTAACCTGAGCGACCGAGacagtttactgttagttttACTACTGATAGTGAATGATAATAAAGCAACACGACAACCTCCGAACGACGGCGGACGGGCGATCGCGAACGGATGAGGGCCAGATGATGACGCAGAGACCTTCGTTCTCGGTTTTGAGGATGAATTCGAGATGGTTTTGGCAGGGAACAAGAACCATAGTCTGGCAAACGAGTAGACCTTGACGGCTTACAAGAATCACTGCAACCATTTAAAGACCCATAAGGACACTAGCTGCACATCGTCTCTCCAGCGTTGTGTTGTGTGTTTCTTAGGCTCGCATTTGATAGCCAGAATGGGATCATACACAGTAAGATTGATAGCAACTTGGCCTATaattcttttgcttttgctaTCAATTTTTGAAAGTGTGAGAGCATTTTCACTCACGACACATCCTCGAGGAGGCTCCCAGCTACATATTTCTATGCAAGATGCCAAAACTAAACGAATAGAAAGATCGATGGAAGATTTCGATCCTGAAATCGCGCGTATGATCGGGTCTGAGGAACGTCGTCAAAGAGTTGGTCTGGAACTGATTGCTTCGGAGAATTTTGCAAGTAAGGCAGTTCGCCAGGTTCTGGGTAGCTGCTTGACCAACAAATACAGTGAAGGAAATGTTGGACGTCGCTACTATGGTGGAAACGCGTTCATCGATCAAATAGAAACTCTTTGTATGAAACGTGCCTTAGACCTCTACGAGCTAGACACAGAAGAATGGGGTGTCAACGTTCAACCCTACTCAGGTTCTCCTGCCAATTTTGCCGTATACACGGCTCTTTTGAACCCCCACGATCGCATTATGGGTCTTGATTTACCGTCAGGTGGTCATTTAACCCATGGTTTTCAAacaccaaagaaaaaagtgTCGGCTACGAGCGTTTACTTTGAAAGCATGCCATACGTGGTGTCTGCGGATACGGGTTTAGTAAATTACGATGATATGGAAAAGAGAGCAAAGATGTTCCtgccgaaattgttgatTGCAGGAGGCTCTGCGTATCCAAGAGAATGGGATTATTCTCGAATGCGTCAAATCGCTGACTCGGTCGGAGCCAAGCTCATGGTCGACATGGCCCATATTTCCGGCCTCGTTGCCGGTAAGGTAGCCGAGAGCCCTTTTCCGTATGCTGATGTGGTCACTAGCACAACGCATAAAACATTGCGAGGGCCAAGATCAGGAATGATCTTTGCTCGTCGCGAATACATAGATGCTGTCAATTCCGCAGTCTTCCCGTCACTACAAGGAGGACCACATAATCAGCAAATCGGAGCACTTGCTGTTGCTTTGAAAGAAGCTACCGAACCAGACTTTTTGAAGTACACCAAAGACGTAATTGCTAACGCCAAGGCCCTTGCTGCGGGTTTAGAGAAAAGAGGACACGTATTGGCAACTGGAGGGACCGACAATCATCTCATGCTCTGGAACGTTCGTCAACTTGGTCTGACCGGTTCCAAGGTGGAAAAAGTGTTAGATCTGGCTAGTATCACAacgaacaaaaacagcatACCAGGAGACACGTCGGCTCTTAATCCAGGAGGCGTCCGTCTCGGTACTCCCGCTTTGACTTCCCGTGGAATGAGTGAGaacgactttgaaaaagtTGCAGAATTTTTGCACCGAGGCAGTGAAATTGCTCTCAAGGCAGAGCATGTTGCTGAGTTGGAATTGGATCGTGACAATGGTCAGTCAAAGGTGTTACTGAAGCATTTTGTAGCAGTGCTTGAGCTGGACCGAGACGTCAGAAACCAAATCGATGATCTACGGAAAGATGTGGAAAACTTTGCTTCCCAATTTGAAATGCCCGGTAGCGATCTATAATTCAACGCCTAATTGCAGAAAACCATCTAAATGTAGGTTTGTTTTACGATAGTATCCTTTAGGCCCCGCAGCTTAGACAcatatcttcttcgtcctccgTGGTTAGCCCCTGTGTGCCCTTCATGGCGGTCGCCcctggtggcggtggcgtAACCATGTTGCTTGAATTTTCCTTGTCCACCAGCTTGACCTCCTTCATCTTGTTCGAGACGAGTTGTTCTTGGTCAACGGTAAActtgattgcgtcggccTTGGGGCGCGTACGCAAGTAGTACATTCCTGTCTTGAGCCCTTTCTGCCAGGCGTAGAAGTGCATTGAAGTCAGTTTCTTCGAGTTAGGGTCGGCAATGTGCACATTCAAGCTTTGGCTTTGGCAGATGTAAGGAGCGCGATCCGCTGCCATATCCAAAATCGCACGTTGTGGGATTTCCCACACGGTCTTGAAAATCTCGCGAATCTCCACCGGAATCTCGGGGACATTCTGGATAGATCCATTCTCGGCAATGATTCGGTTGCGGACGTTTTCAGTCCAGATGCCGCGAGCCGTCAGCTCACGCAACAAGTGCTTGTTAACAACGGTAAATTCGCCAGCTAGCACGCGTCGGTTGTACATGTTGGATGTAAAGGGCTCAGTCGATTCGTTATTTCCAAGGATTTGGGCGGTCGACGCCGTTGGCATGGGAGCTACCAACAGTGAATTGCGGATACCGTGTTCCGCAATCTTTGCCTTGAGGCTGGCCCAGTCCCATCGGTTGCTGGGCTGTACGTTCCAAAGATCAAATTGAAGCTGTCCTTTGCTCGATGGAGACCCAGGGTAAGACTCGTAGTGGCCGTCCACTGCCGCCAAATCACAACTGGCAGTACAGGCTCCAAAATAGATGGTCTCAAAGATATCTGTGTTGAGTTTACGAGCTTCTGGAGAATCGAAAGGAATTCGCAGCATTTGGAAACAGTCCGCCAAGCCTTGGACGCCGATTCCAATTGGGCGATGGCGCATATTGGAGCTTCAAAAATGGAGTAGGTGGGAAAGGTGAGCGTGGGTGACTTCCGTGTTCGTCGCACGTTAAAAAAGAATTCGCACGTACCGCCTCGCTTCCTCGATGGGGTAAAAATTTCGGTCAATAATGCGATTGAGATTCTTGGTCACGACTCCACTGACTTCACGGAGCTTCTCAAAATCAAACGACCCACCCTGACCATATTGGCCGGGTACCACCAGTTTGCTTAACGAAATGGACGCCAAGTTGCAAACGGCCGCCTCGTCCGGTGCGGTGTATTCGACAATTTCGGTACACAGGTTTGAGCACTTGATGGTACCCAGATTTTGCTGGTTTGACTTGCGGTTACAGTGATCCTTGAAGAGCATGTACGGCGTTCCCGTCTCGACTTGGGAGTCAAGAATGGCAAACCACAGCTGCTGCGCCTTGATGGTTTGTCGGACTTTGCCTTCTCGTTCGTAGCGTTCGTACAGGGCTTCAAACTCGTCGCCGAAACAATCGGCGAGACCGGGGCACTCGTTGGGGCATAACAAGGACCAGGTGCCGTTGTCCTTGACGCGCTTCATGAAGAGATCCGGCACCCACATGGCGAAGAACAAATCGCGCGCGCGATCACTTTCGTTCCCGTGGTTTTTGCGCAGatccaaaaaggcaaagACGTCCGCGTGCCAGGGTTCCAAGTAAATGGCGATGGATCCCTTGCGTTTGCCACCGCCCTGGTCGACGTACCGCGCCGTATTGTTAAAGACACGGAGCATGGGTACGATGCCGTTGGAGGAGCCGTTAGTGCCGCGAATGTAGCTCTGGCTGGCCCGAACGTTATGAATGGCGAGGCCAATACCTCCAGCATACTTGGAAATGACGGCGCAGTTCTTGAGCGTATCGTAGATGCCGTCGATGGAGTCTTCCTTCATTGTCATGAGAAAGCAGGAACTCATCTGTGGCATGTTGGTGCCGGCGTTGAAGAGCGTGGGGGTGGCGTGCGTAAAGTATCGCTCCGACAGAAAGTTGTAGGTCTCAATGACCCGAGGGATATCGTCTCCGTGGATACCGACGGACACACGCATGAGCATAAGCTGCGGGCGCTCGGCAATCTTGCCATCGACCTTGAGCAAGTAGGACTTTTCGAGCGTTTTGAACCCGAAGTAGTCGTACTCGAAATCACGCGCGTGTACAATGGCGCCGTCGAGTTCGTCCTTGTGCTTTTGCACAATCTGATACACTTCTTCGGAAATCAGAGAGGCGGGTTCACCCGTTTTGGGGTGTTTGTAATTGTAAAAGACTTCGACGAGATCGGAGAAACGAGCAATCGTCATTTTGTGCAAGTTGGAAACCGAAACGCGCGCCGCCAGGATGGAATAATCGGGATGCTGGGTAGCGAACGAAGCAGCGGTCTGTGCCGCGAGTCTGTAAAAGCAAGAAATGCCCGCGGTAAGAACCGTTCACCCGTTCCGGTACCCACTGATTCTCGCGTGGAGATTTGCGATACAGGAATTACTTACTCATCGAGTTCCGAGGTCGTCACACCCGGGTAGACACCCTGAATCACTTTCTGGGAAATAATCACCGGATCCACATGCTAAAAGAAAACGACCGTACACACATGCGGTGAGAGGACGTCGGAACGTGTCGACGTCGCGGCAGAGCCGCACCAATGCCTTTCAGGGTCACTCCGAGGAGCGTGGCAACCTACCTTGGCGTCCAATCCGTAGCAGAGCTTGGAAACGCGGCTTGTGATCTTGTCAAAGTGCACAGACTCGCGTCTGCCGTTGCGTTTGAGCACATACATCGACATGCTGGGAAACAAAGGAAGGAACAAAACAATAGAATAAGAACAAAGTGATCAATCGACGGTATCGACAAAATCCCGACCGTCAGTGGGGACGAACAAATGTGGCGTGCGGTTGTGAGGAATGACAGGAATACTGGGCTAGCTGGCTCGGCGCGAAAAAGTTGCTTCCAGCGGCGCGCGCGTCGCTGTCGAGCTACCCGCAAGGCAGTGCCGGCTATTGGGCGGTACGGTTTAAACCAAGGATAACTCTGGCGCCACAAGCCCGCCCAGCCCCAGTCGATTAATACTAGGACAGTCCGATATTTCAATACTTATTAAACTGATGGACCTTTGAAACAACGCGCCATCCTGGTGCCTTGTGAATGATGTGCATAGAGTAAAAGAGTCTGAGACGGCAATTATCGCTCCCACCATGAGGATGATTCGAAACGCAACGTCCAAACAACAACGGTTCCAAAATAGACTAATTTCCCCCTTTTTGCTTGCTTGCTGTTAGTTCGATGTATTTCGAGCTAATTGCGGATAGACCGTCATTGTAATTCACGTTTGGACTACGTTTTTGTTGTATATTCATCCCCACCCGTGGCAACTGATTAACGGGACTAATTGCCAAGGATGAGTACTGGCACTTCGCCGAAGGCTCCAATCTACAATCAATACAAGCGCAAGGCCCCGTTTTCGTCCTGTTCGAAAGGATCGGCTTCTGCGGACACCTTTCCAATACGGCAAGAACAATCCGCTTCCCGAATTCCTCTCACAGAGATACGGAACCAGTATGCTTCTACCTCCACTAACCGTAGACAGAGACGATTGTCAATCCCCAATGCCATTTCGGTCCAATCTCCCCTGCTCCCCTCTCCCACAACTGCCTTGCAGCTGCTACAACGGCATCAGCAACGAACGCACACCCTCAGATTAATACCGAACGGTTTGGAATCCTGGTTGTCCTTGGCCCGGCCCGGCATTTACGAACTCGTGGGGGAGGCCGGAACCGGCAAATCACAAACCGCCCTTAGCGTGTGCGTCCAAGCAGCTTCCTCGACGACAGGCCCCTCCCGAGAACCACCGTTGATTGCCGCACCCACCACCGGCACTGACGTCTCTTTGCATCTGATCCCGTGTCGTGCAATATACATTTCTCTCAAGGCTCAAAACAATGTCGTACAAATCGTCAAACGACTGGAACAAATGGTCCTCTCCCGGCAGGAACAACGACCGGCGTCCACACCTGACCAAATGAAGGCTCCTACCAGATCTCCCCCTTGCACTATTTTGCAGCGCATTCTGACACGCGCAGCGTGGAACGCAGAACAACTCACGCAGGTATTGGACGAATTGCCAGTCTTGCTAAAATCCGGCACCGTCCGTGTGCTCGTCTTGGATTCCATTGCCGACATGTTCCGCACCAGTGAGGACACGGACGGCACTCGTTCGCAACAATCGTCACACCACCATGCGGCTCGCTCGGCCATTTTGTTTGGACTCGCGGCGCGTCTCAAAAAACTGTCGGACGTCTTTGATGTCCCCGTACTCGTCATCAATCAAGTGGCCCTGTCCGGAGTCTGGACCAAGCCCGCCCTGGGTTTATCTTGGGCGCACTGTATCGACGTACGGTACATTCTAACCCGACAGGAACGCGGCGGAGACGCGGGTGTCGTCTTTGGACGCCGCGTCACGTTGGACGCGTCGTCCAGCCATGCAACCGGACAGCACAAGGCCTTTTTTATACGTGCTGATGGAGTTGTTGCCGGGTAACCGTTCCGGAGACAACGCGTCGTTGTGCACATACTACACGATAATTTTGACTATATTCCAAGGATTCCAGTAGCTATTTATTTCTTCCACTACTTGAATCCTGACCTGTTTGCCAACACAAAGCGGACATACTTCACTTTCTGTGTCCGTACTTTTCTCTCCGTTATCATTAATGCTTTTTCGTTCCCACACACACATGCACCATCCAATACTGATTATCCAATGTTCCACGTCATCCTAGTCTCACGAAACCGACATGCCCCGCAACTTACCCGCACGAATCGAGGCGGCCGCCGGCGTTTTCTCGAGTACCCAGTTGCCCATCATGCAGCAGCAATCTTCCTCCACCTTGATGGATGCCAAGCTACTCCGTTTATAGACTAAGGACTTGGCCGAGGCCATCGAGTTCCGCGAAGCGACACTACCGTTGGAGGTCGCCCTCGGCACAGTTGTGGGTTCCAATCCTTTGCCGTGCGCTACGCCAGGTACCACAATCTTGGCGTGCGCCGCCGAATCCACCATTGGATTGTCCTTGACCTGTTTAATCCCACCTTCGTCGGCCATCAGCGTCATGACGAAACGCTTAGGGCGGAACGTACGAATCACGTTGGAAATGAGGGCCTTGTACGATCCCACCTTTTGGTTCGTTTCGAAGCTGGCGTAGGACGAACCAGACTCGGGAGTAATATGAATGGTCGAGTACGAGCGGAATAAGACAGCATTCATGGAATACCCGCAGGGTTCAAAGGCGCGTGGGTCGATAATCGCACCGGGGCAGAGCGAACGAATCCCAGAAACGGAGGTCTGCTCTTCCGAGATGCGCTTGACGGCATCGTCCTTGGTTTCCCCGTCGAGATGTTGTTCATACTGATCGTAGTAAAAAAGCTGCGTAACATTTTCGTCAATGTCAAACATCATAATGTTAAGCACGCGATCCGTGTCGATATCCAGAGCTTTGGCCCGAATCGTCTGATCAGCCACAAAAACGAACCAGTGATCACCCGTTACCGGACCGAGCGTATATCCGCTGCCGTCGAGACGTTCACAAAGATTGCGGTGTCCGTAGAGGTAGTCTAACTCTTGATGAAAGGACTGGTGTGGAAAGGCTTGATCGCCGGGAAAATTAAAGTTTTTGCGACTGTACCCAACCCAATCGATTTCCAATCCCAACTTGCGTCCCAAATCAATCAAGGTTGCAATGCAACGCAACAAGGTCGTGGTACCGCAGGTTTTGAGCACGAGCATGTAGGGGTAGATAAAGAGGGAGGATTCGGAAAGCACGTAGGCGTCCAAATACTGGTTGGAGATGGACGAGAGAATCGTGCACCGCGCGCGGGCGCAGACGACATCGAGATCGCTGCGATCGAGGCGGCGGAGTCCGGTTCGCAGAATGGGAGCGTTCGAAGAGGACGTGCCCGACAATTCGCCCATGCTGAGATCGGTGTGTTCGTCGCTGTCCCGACGAAAGACGACTTCTAACGTCTTTTCGGGTCCTTCAAACATGCCAGTGTAGTCTCGATCGAGGAGATTGCcggattcgtcgtcggagtGGACGGGTTCGTGCACGGGAGAATCGTGTCGCCACGGCACATCTTCCGACTCGATTCGGACCTTGGTCGTCTTGTGCCCGCCAACGACCTGAGGAACTCCTTCTGCACTGCCATTGCTGGAGGAGTCGCTGCAATCCGGTGGCAGCGGAGACATGACAAAGTCAAAAGAGAAGTgtctactagctagaaagCAATACTAGAATGGGCCTGCTAGGATGGATAGCTCTTGGCTTGGCCCGGCACTGCCAAGACAATTGGGACAACGAAGATAACCTTCGGAACGGACTGCATCAGAAGCAAAATTAAAAGGCGTGAGAACAAGTCAACTTCCGAAATCTCTATTCTGCATATTACAGCGTCTCGAACGGAAGTAATTTGCGGTAAGCACAATGTGGTCGGAACTTACAGGCATTCACCTTGCTCCTAACGAGAAGCCGCTCTGTTAAACGCGGTCCGAACGATTTTGTGGATGGCAAAGAAGGCAACCCAAGGGTATTGCGAGAGTTACAGTTAATAACGCTCTGATGATGAATGTGGATGTGCGGGTGATGTACTATTGGTGTGTGACCCGCTCGTGTGGCAAGGAGAGCCGACCGCTTTGCGTAGGTGTTGATGGTCACGGTGTGAGAATATATATACCTCTAGCCCGCAAGAGCTCGTATGAAGAGAGCCAAACGCTTGCGTTCGCGTTCGTGTGTAAGGGcgctgactgactgtgactgacTGTCGCTTTGGCGGAAACTCTCCGGATGACGGTGCACATTCGTGTGTACGAGAAAGTCTCTTTGGTCGAATGTGTCGCTTTCGTGTCCGGGAAGGATTCTATTCATATTTATTTCGGGAATTCCAAAGACCCCGATTACCTACTACGGTCAGACGTTTGTGTATGAGGACAGACGTGTCTGTATCCGGCACACGGCAGCTGACGTATGGAACGGTGTGTCGTAGGCAGGAATCGGatgttttgattggtttgctTCGAATGTCGGCTGCACAACGAGTGGCACCACGCGGAACGCACCCGTCGAAAGATCCCGATTCCCTTCGCACGCATACGTCATAGACGGTGGTGGCTGTAGGGGGCTGTTGGCAACGCAAAACACGACAGCGTCTTAGAAAAAACTCCGCTTGTTTTGGGACCGCAGCCGTAATAAATACACTACGGTACGCGATCCACCGCAGCACGCACTACCAGCCGACCAGACGCGTACGGGTGTTCAATCGCCGTGTTGTTTGTTGGTCTGTCGCACGGGTCCGTTTCAACACTGTATTCCTCGTGTGCTTTTTTAATTTCGTGTCGGCAAGCATCCAAAATTATCACGATGAAGTTTGCAACGGCTGTCACGATCTTATCTTTGGCTACGGCTTCAGCCTTTGTCCCTACTACAATCTCCACTAGTAGGGTGAGTGTTATCTATAACTGTGTCTATGTCtgtgtcgttgttgtggtaAACGGACGCTGTTCGAAGTAAAATTCGAGTTTGACTGTAAGGAAAGGTGTCAAAGTCCTGAATAGGCGCTTCGTATACCGTATATGGATCGATCTTTTTGGGCAATTTAGGATCGTAACACTAAGGCAATTGGTGTTTCACCGTGAATCATACATGCGGCTCACAGTGCATTTCTTTCTGGCTGCGCGTTAGGCGACTTGTCTGTACTCGGGTGTTCCGGGAGGATGGACTCCGGGCAGTGGCGGTGGAGGTGGCTGGGACGACAACAGTAGTAGCGGCGGCGGTACCGGCTGGGGTGCTCCAGCCGCCCCCGCTCCGGCACCGGCGGCTCCTTCCGGTTGGGGAGCTCCGCCGGCACCGGCTCCTGCACCGGCCAACGGCGGCTGGGGCGCTCCCATGGGAGGCGCCGCACCGGCCGACAATGGCTGGGGCGGAGGTGGAATGGGTGCGGCGGCGCCGGCCGTGGCGCCTCCGGCACCGGCTCCCGCCAGTAACGAAGGTAACGCCAATCCCTTCGGTACCAAGTCGCTGGATTGGGGTGGCAACGATAACGATCCTAGCTCAAAAACGGTGCGTCTGCGTGATCGTCTCAATGAAGTGGATACGGAGCGCCGTAAGAACGAAGAGGAAGCCGCTAATCGTGAACGCGCGGCCGAAATTCGGAAGGAAGAACGTCAGAAGAAGATTGACTACATGAACAACATGCCCGATAGTCAACCCGCTGGTACCGGTAAGTGGTGTGACGTGGAACAGAACACAACGTCGGAGACTGTGGCTCTTGAGGCACTTTATTGACTCACTGTCCATTACTTGTCGTGTCATTTTCTTTGCAGTGGAGGAATTCATGTTCAAGGAAGGTGTCCAGGATCAGCTCGACAAGCTGGATCGC
Encoded here:
- a CDS encoding predicted protein, producing MQDAKTKRIERSMEDFDPEIARMIGSEERRQRVGLELIASENFASKAVRQVLGSCLTNKYSEGNVGRRYYGGNAFIDQIETLCMKRALDLYELDTEEWGVNVQPYSGSPANFAVYTALLNPHDRIMGLDLPSGGHLTHGFQTPKKKVSATSVYFESMPYVVSADTGLVNYDDMEKRAKMFLPKLLIAGGSAYPREWDYSRMRQIADSVGAKLMVDMAHISGLVAGKVAESPFPYADVVTSTTHKTLRGPRSGMIFARREYIDAVNSAVFPSLQGGPHNQQIGALAVALKEATEPDFLKYTKDVIANAKALAAGLEKRGHVLATGGTDNHLMLWNVRQLGLTGSKVEKVLDLASITTNKNSIPGDTSALNPGGVRLGTPALTSRGMSENDFEKVAEFLHRGSEIALKAEHVAELELDRDNGQSKVLLKHFVAVLELDRDVRNQIDDLRKDVENFASQFEMPGSDL
- a CDS encoding predicted protein, which gives rise to MSMYVLKRNGRRESVHFDKITSRVSKLCYGLDAKHVDPVIISQKVIQGVYPGVTTSELDELAAQTAASFATQHPDYSILAARVSVSNLHKMTIARFSDLVEVFYNYKHPKTGEPASLISEEVYQIVQKHKDELDGAIVHARDFEYDYFGFKTLEKSYLLKVDGKIAERPQLMLMRVSVGIHGDDIPRVIETYNFLSERYFTHATPTLFNAGTNMPQMSSCFLMTMKEDSIDGIYDTLKNCAVISKYAGGIGLAIHNVRASQSYIRGTNGSSNGIVPMLRVFNNTARYVDQGGGKRKGSIAIYLEPWHADVFAFLDLRKNHGNESDRARDLFFAMWVPDLFMKRVKDNGTWSLLCPNECPGLADCFGDEFEALYERYEREGKVRQTIKAQQLWFAILDSQVETGTPYMLFKDHCNRKSNQQNLGTIKCSNLCTEIVEYTAPDEAAVCNLASISLSKLVVPGQYGQGGSFDFEKLREVSGVVTKNLNRIIDRNFYPIEEARRSNMRHRPIGIGVQGLADCFQMLRIPFDSPEARKLNTDIFETIYFGACTASCDLAAVDGHYESYPGSPSSKGQLQFDLWNVQPSNRWDWASLKAKIAEHGIRNSLLVAPMPTASTAQILGNNESTEPFTSNMYNRRVLAGEFTVVNKHLLRELTARGIWTENVRNRIIAENGSIQNVPEIPVEIREIFKTVWEIPQRAILDMAADRAPYICQSQSLNVHIADPNSKKLTSMHFYAWQKGLKTGMYYLRTRPKADAIKFTVDQEQLVSNKMKEVKLVDKENSSNMVTPPPPGATAMKGTQGLTTEDEEDMCLSCGA
- a CDS encoding predicted protein yields the protein MSTGTSPKAPIYNQYKRKAPFSSCSKGSASADTFPIRQEQSASRIPLTEIRNQYASTSTNRRQRRLSIPNAISVQSPLLPSPTTALQLLQRHQQRTHTLRLIPNGLESWLSLARPGIYELVGEAGTGKSQTALSVCVQAASSTTGPSREPPLIAAPTTGTDVSLHLIPCRAIYISLKAQNNVVQIVKRLEQMVLSRQEQRPASTPDQMKAPTRSPPCTILQRILTRAAWNAEQLTQVLDELPVLLKSGTVRVLVLDSIADMFRTSEDTDGTRSQQSSHHHAARSAILFGLAARLKKLSDVFDVPVLVINQVALSGVWTKPALGLSWAHCIDVRYILTRQERGGDAGVVFGRRVTLDASSSHATGQHKAFFIRADGVVAG
- a CDS encoding predicted protein, with translation DYTGMFEGPEKTLEVVFRRDSDEHTDLSMGELSGTSSSNAPILRTGLRRLDRSDLDVVCARARCTILSSISNQYLDAYVLSESSLFIYPYMLVLKTCGTTTLLRCIATLIDLGRKLGLEIDWVGYSRKNFNFPGDQAFPHQSFHQELDYLYGHRNLCERLDGSGYTLGPVTGDHWFVFVADQTIRAKALDIDTDRVLNIMMFDIDENVTQLFYYDQYEQHLDGETKDDAVKRISEEQTSVSGIRSLCPGAIIDPRAFEPCGYSMNAVLFRSYSTIHITPESGSSYASFETNQKVGSYKALISNVIRTFRPKRFVMTLMADEG